The following proteins come from a genomic window of Pseudomonas putida:
- a CDS encoding electron transfer flavoprotein subunit beta has translation MSTKVISLVSIGAHPSSGRARRAEQDARAVELGLQLAGDNLQVVHAGDPQEEALRAYLGMGLDHLDVLEQPAGADVLGVLGDYLRDAGAQLVLTGSQAETGEGSGMLPFLLAEKLGWPLIVGLAEVESIDNGTAQVLQALPRGQRRRLKVRLPLLATVDNAAPKPRQSAFGPARRGVLAARNVAIVEDELLAEAELQPARPRPKRLMVIKAKSGADRMKAATAKASGGGGKVLKDVSPQEGAEAILKLLVEEGVLR, from the coding sequence ATGAGTACGAAAGTGATCAGCCTGGTTTCCATTGGTGCCCACCCCAGCTCCGGCCGCGCCCGCCGCGCCGAGCAGGATGCCCGCGCCGTGGAGCTGGGTTTGCAGCTGGCTGGGGATAACTTGCAGGTGGTGCATGCGGGCGATCCACAGGAAGAGGCCTTGCGCGCTTACCTGGGCATGGGCCTGGACCACCTCGACGTGCTGGAGCAACCGGCCGGGGCCGATGTGCTGGGCGTGCTGGGTGATTATCTGCGCGACGCCGGTGCCCAGCTGGTGCTGACCGGCAGCCAGGCCGAGACTGGCGAGGGTTCGGGCATGTTGCCGTTCCTGCTGGCCGAAAAGCTCGGCTGGCCACTGATTGTCGGGTTGGCCGAAGTGGAATCGATCGACAACGGCACCGCCCAGGTGTTGCAGGCTTTGCCGCGAGGTCAGCGGCGTCGGCTGAAGGTACGTCTGCCATTGCTGGCGACTGTGGATAACGCTGCGCCCAAGCCGCGCCAGAGCGCTTTTGGGCCTGCGCGCCGGGGAGTATTGGCGGCGCGTAACGTGGCCATTGTCGAAGATGAGCTGTTGGCTGAAGCCGAGTTGCAACCGGCCCGTCCAAGGCCCAAGCGCTTGATGGTGATCAAGGCCAAGAGTGGCGCCGACCGCATGAAGGCCGCGACGGCCAAGGCCAGTGGCGGTGGTGGCAAGGTGCTGAAGGACGTTTCGCCGCAGGAAGGCGCTGAGGCGATCCTCAAGCTGCTGGTGGAAGAGGGCGTCCTGCGCTGA
- the gbcA gene encoding glycine-betaine demethylase subunit GbcA, with translation MDVTATLSLGDPLEPARKATAEMLQTRERTYSLPQPFYTDERLFQIDMQEIFHKEWLIAGMTCEIPAKGNYITLQIGKNPIIVVRGAEGKVHAFHNVCRHRGSRLCVSEKGKVAKLVCPYHQWTYELDGRLLFAGTEMGADFDMNQYGLKPVNVKVAGGYIFISLAENPPAIDEFLATLDHYMEPYDMENTKVAVQTTLMEKANWKLVLENNRECYHCNGSHPELLQTLLEWDDTNDPRASQEFKDHVAASAAAWEAEKIPYLHKSHGLRNRIVRMPLLKGTVSMTMDGKQACQKLMGRIKNPDLGSMRILHLPHSWNHCMGDHMIVFTVWPISAQETMVTTKWLVHKDAVEGVDYNPENMRKVWDATNDQDRRLAEENQRGINSTAYQPGPYSKTYEFGVVNFIDWYSGRMLNNLGAEPAAYLKEVQAQ, from the coding sequence ATGGACGTCACCGCAACCCTGAGCCTGGGCGATCCACTTGAACCTGCACGCAAGGCCACCGCCGAGATGTTGCAGACCCGCGAGCGCACCTACTCGCTACCCCAGCCTTTCTACACCGACGAGCGTCTGTTCCAGATCGACATGCAGGAAATCTTCCATAAAGAATGGTTGATCGCCGGCATGACCTGCGAGATCCCGGCCAAGGGCAACTACATCACCCTGCAGATCGGCAAGAACCCGATCATTGTGGTGCGCGGTGCCGAAGGCAAGGTACATGCGTTCCACAACGTCTGCCGCCACCGCGGTTCGCGCCTGTGCGTCAGCGAGAAAGGCAAGGTGGCCAAACTGGTGTGCCCATATCACCAGTGGACTTACGAGCTGGACGGCCGCCTGCTGTTCGCCGGCACCGAGATGGGTGCTGACTTCGATATGAACCAGTATGGCCTCAAGCCGGTGAACGTGAAGGTTGCCGGGGGCTACATCTTCATCAGCCTGGCGGAAAACCCGCCTGCCATCGACGAGTTCCTGGCCACCCTGGACCATTACATGGAACCGTACGACATGGAGAACACCAAGGTGGCGGTGCAAACCACCTTGATGGAAAAGGCCAACTGGAAGCTGGTGCTGGAAAACAACCGCGAGTGCTACCACTGCAACGGTTCGCACCCGGAACTGCTGCAAACCCTGCTGGAGTGGGACGACACCAACGACCCGCGCGCCAGCCAGGAATTCAAGGACCACGTGGCCGCCTCCGCTGCAGCCTGGGAAGCCGAGAAGATCCCTTACCTGCACAAGAGCCACGGCCTGCGTAACCGTATCGTGCGCATGCCGCTGCTCAAGGGCACCGTGTCGATGACCATGGATGGCAAGCAGGCCTGCCAGAAGCTGATGGGTCGCATCAAGAACCCGGACCTTGGCTCGATGCGCATCCTGCACCTGCCGCACTCGTGGAACCACTGCATGGGCGACCACATGATCGTGTTCACCGTGTGGCCGATCAGCGCGCAGGAAACCATGGTCACCACCAAGTGGCTGGTGCACAAGGATGCCGTGGAAGGCGTGGACTACAACCCAGAGAACATGCGCAAGGTGTGGGACGCCACCAACGACCAGGACCGTCGTCTGGCCGAAGAGAACCAGCGTGGAATCAACTCCACCGCGTACCAGCCTGGCCCGTATTCGAAGACTTACGAGTTTGGTGTGGTGAACTTCATTGACTGGTACAGCGGGCGGATGCTGAACAACCTGGGAGCAGAGCCGGCGGCTTATCTGAAAGAAGTGCAGGCGCAATAA
- the gbcB gene encoding glycine-betaine demethylase subunit GbcB: protein MSDTFLNPVTTQTWANGRHIVRCVKVIQETWDVRTFCFMADQPIMFFFKPGQFVTLELEIEGKPVMRSYTISSSPSVPYSFSITVKRVPGGLVSNFLHDTMHEGLELPVHGPVGLFNAIDFPSGKVLYLSGGVGITPVMSMARWFYDTNANVDMVFVHSARSPKDIIYHRELEQMASRIPNFSLHIICEKHGLGEPWAGYRGYLNQRLMELIAPDYMERVVFCCGPTPYMTAVKRLLEAVGFDMANYHEESFGATPAEAKADAVEHAEQAADAPELDASDLNLVEFIGSEKSIRIAPGETVHAAAAKVGLMIPKACGMGICGTCKVLKLGGEVEMEHNGGITEEDEAEGYILSCCSVPKGDVRIDY from the coding sequence ATGTCCGATACCTTCCTCAATCCGGTCACTACCCAGACCTGGGCCAACGGCCGCCACATTGTGCGCTGCGTCAAGGTCATCCAGGAGACCTGGGACGTGCGCACCTTCTGCTTCATGGCCGACCAGCCGATCATGTTCTTCTTCAAGCCGGGGCAGTTCGTCACCCTGGAGCTGGAGATCGAAGGCAAGCCCGTGATGCGGTCCTACACTATCTCCAGTTCGCCGTCAGTGCCCTACAGCTTCTCGATCACCGTCAAGCGCGTGCCGGGCGGCCTGGTGTCCAACTTCCTGCACGACACCATGCACGAAGGCCTCGAGCTGCCGGTGCACGGCCCTGTGGGCCTGTTCAATGCCATCGACTTCCCGTCGGGCAAGGTGCTGTACCTGTCGGGCGGTGTGGGCATTACTCCGGTGATGTCCATGGCGCGCTGGTTCTACGACACCAACGCCAATGTCGACATGGTGTTCGTGCACAGCGCCCGTTCGCCGAAGGACATTATCTACCACCGCGAGCTGGAGCAGATGGCTTCGCGCATCCCCAACTTCAGCCTGCACATTATTTGCGAAAAGCATGGCCTGGGCGAGCCGTGGGCGGGGTACCGCGGTTACCTGAATCAGCGGCTGATGGAGCTGATTGCGCCAGACTACATGGAGCGAGTGGTGTTCTGCTGCGGCCCTACGCCGTACATGACAGCGGTCAAGCGCCTGCTCGAAGCGGTCGGTTTCGACATGGCGAATTACCACGAAGAGTCGTTTGGCGCGACGCCGGCGGAAGCCAAGGCCGATGCCGTGGAGCACGCCGAGCAGGCGGCCGATGCACCGGAGCTGGATGCGTCCGACCTTAATCTGGTGGAGTTCATCGGTAGCGAAAAGAGCATCCGCATCGCCCCGGGCGAGACCGTGCACGCGGCGGCAGCCAAGGTTGGTCTGATGATTCCGAAAGCCTGCGGCATGGGTATCTGCGGCACCTGCAAGGTGCTCAAGCTGGGCGGCGAGGTGGAGATGGAGCACAACGGCGGGATTACCGAAGAAGACGAAGCCGAGGGCTACATCCTGTCGTGCTGCAGCGTGCCGAAAGGGGATGTGCGGATCGATTACTGA
- a CDS encoding RHS repeat-associated core domain-containing protein has product MNQSNSLAVSMCRSAPYDPYGAQFGNHASLLAFNGELRDAPTGNYLLGNGRRAYSPTLRRFLSADQLSPFSKGGINAYAYCLGDPLNRHDPSGTSSLWVLAKRVVWFGSRIKAFFSGRDRLKTLGEGATWLAGIGGAMASYGVPGAKELAAVGSVVRFSVKVVSVGKALKKHVDHLIPASGPYVMDLAGAEFSPFVGPFAGNPQIDSQASKSVGPVGLQSGFSSSAMPPRPMPVPRAKFVRQLSFS; this is encoded by the coding sequence ATGAACCAAAGCAATTCGCTTGCCGTGAGTATGTGCCGCTCAGCGCCATATGATCCCTACGGCGCGCAATTTGGCAATCATGCTTCTCTACTCGCATTCAATGGAGAGCTGCGCGACGCCCCCACTGGCAATTATCTGCTTGGCAATGGCAGAAGAGCATATAGCCCAACCTTGAGGCGATTTTTGTCTGCAGACCAACTAAGCCCGTTTTCCAAAGGTGGCATCAACGCTTATGCCTACTGCCTGGGAGACCCGCTCAACAGGCATGATCCAAGTGGAACGTCCAGCCTCTGGGTGCTGGCTAAACGAGTTGTATGGTTTGGATCGCGAATCAAAGCATTTTTTTCTGGCCGCGATCGGTTGAAGACGTTGGGCGAGGGCGCTACATGGTTGGCCGGCATCGGCGGCGCCATGGCCTCTTACGGAGTACCCGGTGCCAAAGAGTTGGCTGCTGTTGGCAGCGTCGTGAGGTTCAGCGTTAAAGTCGTTTCGGTCGGTAAGGCTCTGAAGAAGCATGTTGATCATTTGATCCCTGCCTCAGGACCTTATGTGATGGATCTGGCTGGTGCCGAATTTTCGCCGTTTGTTGGCCCATTTGCCGGTAATCCTCAAATTGACTCGCAAGCCAGTAAGTCGGTCGGACCGGTGGGGCTGCAAAGCGGCTTCAGTTCCTCAGCAATGCCCCCCCGCCCCATGCCCGTACCTCGGGCGAAGTTTGTGAGGCAGCTATCTTTTTCCTGA
- the zapA gene encoding cell division protein ZapA has translation MRLQEQPINVVSILGIDYSIKAPEGQEETLAQAVRMLNKALNETKRQYPTLIGDKLLVLAALNLCSKQVELQKEHQQTLARTQAQIDATVDAIVRTIAEQ, from the coding sequence ATGAGACTGCAGGAGCAGCCGATCAATGTCGTGTCGATTCTCGGCATCGACTATTCGATCAAGGCGCCCGAAGGCCAGGAAGAAACCCTGGCCCAGGCGGTACGGATGCTCAACAAAGCCCTTAACGAGACCAAGCGTCAGTACCCGACCTTGATCGGTGACAAACTGCTGGTGCTGGCTGCCCTTAACCTGTGCTCCAAACAGGTTGAGCTGCAGAAAGAGCATCAGCAGACCCTTGCGCGTACTCAAGCGCAGATCGACGCCACGGTGGATGCCATCGTGCGGACCATTGCAGAGCAATAA
- a CDS encoding HAMP domain-containing protein — translation MRIWRKSIQLQLITSMGAALLASILVVVIIFTVALNRLTDRYLVDTALPASVEAIRNDIERMLGQPLVAAADIAGNTLLRDWLAAGEDPAQAPQFIEYLAAAKQRNHAFTALFASTETGHYYSEKGLDRTLSRSNPKDNWFYGYIDSGAERFINIDIDGATGELALFIDYRVEKEGKLVGVAGMGLRMTELSKLIHDFSFGEHGKVFLVRNDGLIQVHPDGAFSGKRQLAEQLGADAAKGVMTGGASLRSSRFSRDGERYLALGLPLRDLNWTLVAEVPESEIYAQMHQAVWLTSLIGGAVALVSLLLVVLLARGLVRPIRRVTAALVQIGGGAGDLSHRLDDSRQDELGDLARGFNRFLDSQRSLIGEVLSTSERLRRAVEQVTQVVDNTAERSGRQQEMTEMVATAVHEMGLTVQDIARNAGDAAQASQSARDEALQAREVVQRSIRGIEGMSGDIGKAADAVSQLADEVASVDEVLAVIRSISEQTNLLALNAAIEAARAGEMGRGFAVVADEVRTLARRTQLSTDEVQQMIQRLKLGAGSAVSSMQAGQQATGSGVESSQRTGASLSAITDQVEHISDMNHQVATATEEQSAVTEEINRTVQGISDLARETAAEVQGCREECQALRGLADDLARQMGGFRL, via the coding sequence ATGCGTATCTGGCGTAAGAGCATCCAGTTGCAATTGATCACCAGCATGGGCGCTGCCTTGCTGGCGAGCATCCTGGTGGTGGTCATTATCTTCACCGTGGCGCTCAACCGTCTCACCGACCGCTACCTGGTCGACACTGCCCTGCCCGCCAGCGTCGAGGCCATCCGCAACGACATCGAGCGCATGCTGGGGCAACCGTTGGTCGCTGCCGCGGACATTGCCGGTAATACTCTGCTGCGCGACTGGCTTGCTGCCGGTGAAGATCCCGCGCAGGCACCCCAATTCATCGAATACCTGGCCGCCGCCAAACAGCGCAACCACGCTTTTACTGCGCTGTTCGCCTCGACCGAAACCGGCCACTACTACAGCGAGAAGGGCCTGGACCGTACCCTCAGCCGCAGCAACCCCAAGGACAATTGGTTTTACGGTTACATCGACAGCGGCGCCGAGCGGTTCATCAACATCGACATCGATGGTGCCACCGGCGAGCTGGCACTGTTCATCGATTATCGTGTGGAAAAGGAAGGCAAGCTGGTGGGTGTGGCCGGCATGGGCCTGCGCATGACCGAGTTGTCGAAGCTGATCCACGATTTCAGCTTTGGCGAGCACGGCAAAGTGTTTCTGGTGCGCAACGATGGTTTGATCCAGGTGCATCCCGATGGTGCCTTCAGTGGCAAGCGCCAGCTTGCCGAGCAGCTTGGCGCGGACGCAGCCAAAGGTGTCATGACCGGAGGCGCGAGCCTGCGTAGCAGCCGCTTCAGCCGTGACGGTGAGCGCTACCTGGCGCTGGGCTTGCCCTTGCGCGACCTCAACTGGACCCTTGTGGCCGAAGTGCCAGAGTCGGAAATTTACGCGCAAATGCATCAGGCCGTCTGGCTGACCAGCCTGATCGGTGGCGCCGTAGCGTTGGTGTCACTGCTGTTGGTGGTACTGCTGGCGCGAGGCCTGGTGCGGCCGATCCGCCGCGTTACCGCTGCATTGGTTCAGATTGGCGGTGGAGCGGGGGATCTCAGCCACCGTCTGGACGATTCGCGCCAGGATGAGCTGGGTGACCTGGCCCGTGGTTTCAACCGCTTTCTGGACAGCCAGCGCAGCCTGATCGGCGAGGTGTTGAGTACCTCCGAGCGGCTGCGGCGGGCCGTGGAGCAGGTAACCCAGGTGGTGGACAACACTGCCGAGCGCTCCGGGCGCCAGCAGGAGATGACCGAAATGGTCGCCACTGCTGTACACGAGATGGGCCTGACCGTGCAGGACATCGCCCGTAATGCCGGCGATGCGGCCCAGGCGTCGCAGTCGGCACGAGACGAGGCGTTGCAGGCGCGCGAGGTGGTGCAACGATCCATTCGTGGCATCGAGGGCATGTCGGGTGACATCGGCAAGGCGGCCGATGCGGTCAGCCAACTGGCTGACGAAGTCGCCTCGGTCGATGAAGTGCTCGCGGTAATCCGCAGCATTTCCGAGCAGACCAACCTGCTCGCGCTGAACGCTGCCATCGAGGCCGCGCGGGCAGGGGAGATGGGGCGCGGGTTCGCTGTGGTGGCCGATGAAGTACGTACGCTGGCCCGGCGCACACAGCTGTCCACCGATGAAGTGCAGCAGATGATCCAGCGCCTGAAGCTGGGGGCAGGTTCGGCGGTGAGTTCAATGCAGGCAGGGCAGCAGGCTACCGGCAGCGGCGTGGAATCGAGCCAGCGCACCGGGGCATCGCTGAGCGCGATTACCGACCAGGTAGAGCACATCAGTGACATGAATCACCAAGTGGCCACGGCTACCGAGGAGCAGTCGGCGGTGACCGAGGAAATCAACCGGACGGTGCAGGGGATTTCCGATTTGGCGCGTGAGACGGCGGCGGAGGTGCAAGGGTGCCGCGAGGAGTGCCAGGCGTTGCGTGGGTTGGCTGATGACCTGGCGCGGCAGATGGGTGGGTTCAGGCTTTAG
- a CDS encoding threonine aldolase, translating into MTDKSQQFASDNYSGICPEAWAAMEKANRGHDRAYGDDQWTERASEYFRNLFETDCEVFFAFNGTAANSLALASLCQSYHSVICSETAHVETDECGAPEFFSNGSKLLTAASVNGKLTPQSIREVALKRQDIHYPKPRVVTITQATEVGTVYRPDELKAISATCKELGLNLHMDGARFTNACAFLGCSPAELTWKAGVDVLCFGGTKNGMAVGEAILFFNRQLAEDFDYRCKQAGQLASKMRFLSAPWVGLLEDGAWLRHGNHANHCAQLLASLVSGLPGVELMFPVEANGVFLQMPEHAIEALRGKGWRFYTFIGSGGARFMCSWDTEEARVRELAADIRTIIGG; encoded by the coding sequence ATGACAGACAAGAGCCAACAATTCGCCAGCGACAACTATTCCGGCATCTGCCCCGAAGCCTGGGCGGCGATGGAAAAAGCCAACCGCGGCCACGACCGCGCCTACGGCGACGACCAGTGGACCGAGCGTGCATCGGAGTACTTCCGCAATCTGTTCGAAACCGACTGCGAAGTGTTCTTCGCTTTCAACGGTACCGCGGCCAACTCCCTGGCCCTGGCGTCGCTGTGCCAGAGCTACCACAGCGTGATCTGCTCCGAGACCGCCCACGTCGAAACCGACGAATGCGGTGCGCCGGAGTTTTTCTCCAACGGCTCCAAGCTGCTGACAGCGGCCAGCGTCAACGGCAAGCTGACGCCACAGTCGATCCGCGAAGTGGCGCTCAAACGCCAGGATATCCATTACCCCAAGCCGCGCGTGGTGACCATTACCCAGGCCACGGAAGTGGGCACGGTGTACCGCCCAGACGAGCTGAAGGCGATCAGCGCCACCTGCAAGGAGCTGGGCCTGAACCTGCACATGGACGGCGCACGCTTTACCAACGCCTGTGCTTTCCTGGGCTGCAGCCCGGCCGAACTGACCTGGAAGGCCGGTGTGGATGTGCTGTGCTTTGGCGGCACCAAGAACGGCATGGCGGTGGGCGAGGCGATTCTGTTCTTCAACCGCCAGTTGGCCGAAGACTTCGATTATCGCTGCAAGCAAGCCGGGCAACTGGCGTCGAAAATGCGCTTCTTGTCGGCGCCATGGGTCGGGCTGCTGGAAGATGGCGCCTGGTTACGCCATGGAAACCACGCCAATCATTGCGCGCAGCTGCTGGCATCGTTGGTCAGTGGCCTGCCGGGGGTAGAGCTGATGTTCCCGGTGGAGGCCAACGGGGTGTTCCTGCAGATGCCGGAGCACGCCATCGAGGCGCTGCGGGGCAAGGGCTGGCGCTTCTATACCTTTATCGGCAGCGGTGGCGCGCGCTTCATGTGCTCGTGGGATACCGAAGAAGCGCGGGTGCGTGAGCTGGCCGCGGATATCCGCACGATCATTGGTGGCTGA
- a CDS encoding aminotransferase class I/II-fold pyridoxal phosphate-dependent enzyme: protein MFSKQDQIQGYDDALLAAMNAEEQRQEDHIELIASENYTSKRVMQAQGSGLTNKYAEGYPGKRYYGGCEHVDKVEALAIERAKQLFGADYANVQPHSGSSANGAVYLALLQAGDTILGMSLAHGGHLTHGAKVSSSGKLYNAVQYGIDTNTGLIDYDEVERLAVEHKPKMIVAGFSAYSKTLDFPRFRAIADKVGALLFVDMAHVAGLVAAGLYPNPIPFADVVTTTTHKTLRGPRGGLILAKSNEEIEKKLNAAVFPGAQGGPLMHVIAAKAVCFKEALEPEFKAYQQQVIENAQAMAKVFIDRGYDVVSGGTDNHLFLVSLIRQGLTGKDADAALGRAHITVNKNAVPNDPQSPFVTSGLRIGTPAVTTRGFKVAQCVALAGWICDILDNLGDADVEADVAKNVAALCADFPVYR from the coding sequence ATGTTCAGCAAGCAAGACCAGATCCAGGGTTACGACGATGCACTGCTGGCGGCGATGAATGCCGAAGAACAGCGCCAGGAAGATCACATCGAGCTGATCGCCTCGGAGAACTACACCAGCAAGCGCGTCATGCAGGCCCAAGGCAGCGGCCTGACCAACAAGTACGCCGAAGGCTACCCGGGCAAGCGTTACTACGGTGGCTGCGAGCACGTAGACAAGGTAGAGGCCCTGGCTATCGAGCGCGCCAAGCAGCTGTTCGGTGCCGACTACGCAAACGTCCAGCCGCACTCCGGCTCGTCGGCCAACGGCGCGGTCTACCTGGCCCTGCTGCAAGCCGGTGACACCATCCTGGGCATGAGCCTGGCCCACGGTGGTCACCTGACCCACGGCGCCAAAGTGTCCTCCTCGGGCAAACTGTACAACGCTGTCCAGTACGGCATCGACACCAACACCGGCCTGATCGACTATGATGAAGTCGAGCGCCTGGCGGTCGAGCACAAGCCGAAAATGATCGTTGCCGGTTTCTCGGCCTACTCCAAGACCCTCGACTTCCCACGCTTCCGCGCCATCGCCGACAAAGTGGGCGCACTGCTGTTCGTCGACATGGCCCACGTTGCCGGCCTGGTTGCCGCTGGCCTGTACCCGAACCCGATCCCGTTCGCCGACGTGGTCACCACCACTACCCACAAGACCCTGCGCGGTCCACGTGGCGGCCTGATCCTGGCCAAGTCGAACGAAGAGATCGAGAAAAAGCTGAACGCCGCTGTATTCCCGGGCGCCCAGGGTGGCCCGCTGATGCACGTGATCGCTGCCAAGGCGGTGTGCTTCAAGGAAGCGCTGGAGCCTGAATTCAAGGCCTACCAGCAGCAAGTGATCGAAAACGCCCAGGCCATGGCCAAGGTGTTCATCGACCGTGGCTACGATGTGGTTTCCGGTGGTACCGACAACCACCTGTTCCTGGTCAGCCTGATCCGTCAGGGCCTGACTGGCAAAGACGCCGACGCCGCCCTGGGTCGTGCGCATATCACCGTCAACAAGAACGCCGTGCCGAACGACCCGCAGTCGCCGTTCGTCACTTCGGGTCTGCGTATCGGCACCCCGGCCGTCACCACCCGCGGCTTCAAGGTCGCTCAGTGTGTGGCATTGGCTGGCTGGATTTGCGACATCCTCGACAACCTCGGTGACGCAGACGTCGAAGCCGATGTGGCGAAGAACGTCGCGGCCCTGTGCGCAGATTTCCCTGTCTACCGCTGA
- a CDS encoding sarcosine oxidase subunit beta family protein produces the protein MQRYSGFGLFKHSLSHHENWQRMWRTPTPKKVYDVVIVGGGGHGLATAYYLAKEHGITNVAVIEKGYLGGGNTARNTTIVRSNYLWDESAHLYEHAMKLWEGLSQDLNYNVMFSQRGVYNLCHTLQDMRDSERRVSANRLNGVDGELLNTAQVAAEIPYLDCSKNTRYPILGATVQRRGGVARHDAVAWGFARAADALGVDLIQQTEVIGFRKENGAVIGVETNKGFIGAKRVGVVTAGNSGHMAKLAGFRLPLESHPLQALVSEPIKPIIDSVIMSNAVHGYISQSDKGDLVIGAGIDGWVGYGQRGSYPVIEHTLQAIVEMFPNLSRVRMNRQWGGIVDTSPDACPIITKTPVKNMFFNCGWGTGGFKATPGSGNVFAASLAKGEMHPLAAPFSMDRFYNGALIDEHGAAAVAH, from the coding sequence ATGCAACGTTACTCGGGCTTCGGCCTTTTCAAGCACTCCCTCAGCCACCACGAAAACTGGCAGCGGATGTGGCGCACGCCAACCCCTAAAAAGGTTTACGACGTGGTTATTGTCGGTGGTGGCGGCCATGGCCTGGCCACGGCCTACTACCTGGCCAAAGAGCACGGCATCACCAACGTTGCCGTGATCGAGAAGGGCTACCTGGGCGGCGGCAACACCGCCCGTAACACCACCATCGTGCGTTCCAACTACCTGTGGGACGAGTCGGCGCACCTGTACGAGCACGCCATGAAGCTGTGGGAGGGCCTGTCCCAGGACCTCAACTACAACGTGATGTTCTCCCAGCGCGGTGTTTACAACCTGTGTCACACCCTGCAGGACATGCGTGACTCCGAGCGTCGGGTCAGCGCCAACCGCCTCAACGGCGTGGATGGCGAGCTGCTGAATACTGCCCAGGTTGCGGCCGAAATCCCGTACCTGGACTGCTCCAAGAACACCCGCTACCCGATCCTCGGCGCCACCGTACAGCGCCGTGGCGGCGTTGCCCGTCACGATGCCGTGGCCTGGGGCTTCGCCCGCGCTGCCGACGCCTTGGGTGTCGACCTGATCCAGCAAACCGAAGTGATCGGCTTCCGCAAGGAAAACGGCGCGGTCATCGGTGTGGAAACCAACAAAGGCTTCATCGGCGCCAAGCGCGTCGGCGTGGTCACCGCCGGTAACTCCGGGCACATGGCCAAGCTGGCCGGCTTCCGCCTGCCGCTGGAATCGCACCCGCTCCAAGCGCTGGTATCCGAGCCGATCAAGCCGATCATCGACAGCGTGATCATGTCCAACGCCGTGCACGGCTACATCAGCCAGTCCGACAAAGGCGACCTGGTGATCGGTGCCGGTATCGACGGCTGGGTCGGCTACGGCCAGCGCGGTTCGTACCCGGTGATCGAGCACACCCTGCAGGCCATCGTCGAGATGTTCCCCAACCTTTCGCGTGTTCGCATGAACCGCCAGTGGGGCGGCATCGTAGACACCTCGCCGGACGCCTGCCCGATCATCACCAAAACCCCGGTCAAGAACATGTTCTTCAACTGCGGTTGGGGTACTGGCGGCTTCAAGGCGACCCCCGGTTCGGGCAACGTCTTCGCCGCGAGCCTGGCCAAGGGCGAAATGCACCCACTGGCCGCGCCGTTCTCCATGGACCGTTTCTACAACGGCGCACTGATCGACGAACACGGCGCCGCCGCCGTCGCCCACTAA
- a CDS encoding sarcosine oxidase subunit delta family protein codes for MLHIFCPHCGELRSEEEFHASGQAHIARPLDPNACSDEEWGTYMFYRDNPRGIHHELWDHVAGCRQYFNVTRDTVTYEILETYKIGEKPQVTANGKAASATSTVKGQGEKV; via the coding sequence ATGTTGCATATTTTCTGTCCCCACTGCGGCGAGCTGCGCTCCGAAGAAGAGTTCCACGCCTCTGGCCAGGCACACATCGCCCGCCCGCTGGACCCTAACGCCTGCTCCGACGAGGAGTGGGGTACCTACATGTTCTACCGTGACAACCCACGCGGTATTCACCATGAACTGTGGGACCACGTTGCCGGCTGCCGCCAGTACTTCAACGTCACCCGTGACACCGTGACCTACGAAATTCTGGAAACCTACAAGATTGGCGAGAAGCCGCAAGTGACCGCCAATGGCAAAGCCGCCAGCGCCACGTCGACCGTCAAAGGCCAAGGGGAAAAAGTATGA